From the genome of Candidatus Acidiferrales bacterium:
GAAACATTCCTGGCTCGTCCGATCGTATTCCGACGACGGCCTATCGAAGAGCTGTTCGATTTGTTCACGCAATCCCATGTGCCCTGTGGAGAATCCCGGTCTCCATGAGGATTTCTTCGAGCTTCGCGCGATTGGCCGGCTTCATCGGAACGAGCGGCAGGCGATAAACCTCTTCGATCAAGCCCATCATCTTGAGCGCCGCCTTGACCGGAATGGGGTTCGACTCGATGAAATTGGCTTGCATGAGCGGGAGCAAGCGGTGCTGGAGCTTCCTTGCTTCCGCGTAATTTCCTTCGAGGCAAAAATGGGTCAACCGGGTCATCTCCGCCGGCACTTCGTTGGAGGCAACGGAAATGACACCGACCCCGCCGAGCGCCATCAGCGGCAGGGTGATGGCATCGTCGCCGGAAAAGACTTTGAATGACTCCGGGACCGCCCGGAAGAGCTCGGCCTGCTGGCCGATGTTGCCTGACGCTTCCTTCACCCCAAGAATGTTGGGAATCGTAGCGAGCCGGCCAAGCGTTGCCGGCTCAACGTTCGATCCCGTCCGGCCGGGGACGTTATAAACAATCACCGGCAGCGAGGCGCGCTCGGCAATGGCCCGGAAATGCTGATAAAAACCCTCTTGTGTCGGCTTGTTGTAGTAGGGGGCCACGGAAAGAATGGCGTCAATCGTTAATTTCTCAAGCTCACGAATCTGCTCGATGACCACTTGGGTGTTATTCCCGCCCGCTCCCGCCACCACCGGGACCCGGCCGCCTGCTTCCTCGCAGACGATCTCGACCACACGGCGGTGTTCGTCTCTCGACAAGGTCGGACTTTCTCCGGTCGTGCCGCAGGGCACGAGGAAGTCTATCCCCTCGCGGATTTGAAACTGCACCAGCCGGCGCAGCGCCTTTTCATCGAGCTTGCCGTCCATCGAAAAAGGCGTCACCAGGGCGGTGCCGCAGCCTTTGAGTTGTTTTGCGTCCATGAAACGCTCCTAACAGTCCCCGAACAGAATTTCGGAAAATTCGTAGATGCCGACCCTCTCCCTGATCCAGGACGCCGCCATCAGCGCCCCCTCGGCAAATGCCATCCGGCTGCGAGCCGTGTGGGTGAGCGTCACCGAATCCGCCTCGGAATCGAACCCGACCCGGTGCGTCCCCGGGATGTAGCCCGCTCGCATGCTCGTCGTCGGGATCTCGCCGGTTTTGTACGCTTCCGCCAAAATCTGTTTCAAGCGCAAGGCCGTCCCGGAGGGCGCATCCTTTTTCATCTTGTGATGCGCCTCTTCAATCCAGGGGTCATAGAGAGAGATCGCATGGAACCACCGCGCTCCTTCGGCAACAATCTTGTAGAAGATATTCATGCTGATGGAAAAATTCGGGCTATAAACCAGACCGGCCTTGCCATCGTGCACCAGCGCCCGCACTCGATCCAATTCCTTATACCAGCCCGTTGTTCCGACCACCATTTTCTTGCCAAGGCGAGAGAGGCGCTCCATATTCCCGACCACCGCTTCCGGCGCTGTGAAATCAATGCAAACGTCAATCGCCTCCAGATTTTCCGCGGTAAGGCCCTGCTGGCTCGAATTGTTCCGCTCATCCAAGATCAATTTTACGTTCAGGCCTTTGCGCCGAGCCAGTTCCTCCACCAGTTGCCCCATCCGGCCATGGCCCAGCAGAGCCAGGTTCATTCCGTTGACTCTCCTTCTTCGGCAAGGATTCGCTTGAGCCGGGTGACCATGCGTGAGTAGATTTCGACGGCCTCCGTCAATTCTTTTTTCGAAACGTGTTCGTTTTCAGAATGGGCTTCGCGCATGGAGCCGGGCCCGAGCAGCAGCGGCTTCCCCCATCGGGTGAGGTGCGGAACATCCGAGGTAAAGCGGGCGATCACGGTGTCGAAGCCATCGAGGGCGACGAGCCGCACCGGCGGCACTTCCGGGGCAAAGTTGATCCGGCAATGGGGTTCAAGAGCGAGGCGAAGTCTGGAGCGCAGTGGCGCGGCGGGTTGAACCGTCCGGAAATAGATTTCGGCCCGCGCGCGATCCGGAATCACATTGGCCGCACGGCCGCCGGCGATGACACCGACGTTATAGGTTGTCTCGCCGAGCACCTCGTCCTTGGGCAATGGCAAAGATTCGAGCGCGCGCAGGCCCTGGAGCAGCCGCGAGATGGCCGAGTCGCCCCACTCGGGATAGGCAGAGTGCGCCGGGCGTCCTTCTGCCACAAGCTCGCACCTCTGCGCCCCCTTCGTGGCCGTGGCCAATTTGTTCTCCGTCGGTTCGCCGTTGATCAGGAAGCGACAGGCGTTGGGCAATTCGTTGGCCGCCTTGGCTCCGGCGCTGTCGTGCTCCTCCCCGGCGGTAAACAGCAAGCCAAAATTTCGGACCTTGGCGGCCTTCAGCTTCAGCGCGGCGCCTATCTGGGCCGCCAGAATACCTTTGGCATCGCACGACCCGCGCCCGTAGATCGCGTCGTCATCTTCCCGGGAAGCAAAGAAAGGCGGGACGGTGTCCAGATGCGTGCTCAGCACCACCTCCGGCGTCCCCCACGCGGCCACCACGTTCATCCGCCCGGAGGCAAAAGGTTGCAGGCTGACCTTGAACCCCTGGCGGGCAAGAAAGCTGGCGATCAACCCGGCCACGCGAGATTCGTTTCCGCTGAGCGATTGTGTGTCCACAAGGGCGCGAACAAAAGGGAAGAGATCAAAGGCGAGCCGGCTGCCGCGCGACCGGCCTTCCCGGCGTGACCGGCTTCGTTTCGATCCCGGCATCGAAGCCCATGCTATGAGAAAAGTTCTGAAGGGTCAAACGTGAAGCGCAAGCCACAAACCCGAAAGGATAATACCCAGCACGCCGCAAGCAACACCAAAGTATCGGTGGTCCCGTTCAGCGAGAAAGCCCACCGCCGCCGCCAAAACGCGCAGAATCGGAGTGACCAGAAGCAACCACAGGCCCAAATGCAGGACGGCGCTGGCGTGCTCATGCAGTGTCTGTCGAACAAGAGTGCCCGGCCCCGCTCCCGCGGGAACGGCCGCCGCGTCGCGGACAAGAAATCCGATGAGCCCCAAGGCCAACAGCAGCGCCGAACTATAAACGCCCGCCGAAAGACTGACCATAATCCAAACGCGGGTTTTTAGGTTCTTCTCTCCCGGCACCTCTTCACCTCATTTTGCGTACTAGGGCGAATGCAGCCCGAAGCCTACCCGGAACATTTCCACGGCAAGGTACAACAGCAAGAGAGAAAACACCGTCAGGATATAACGGCTGCGAATGGCCGGCGCAATCTTTGAGCCGAGCAACGATCCGGAAAAAACGCCAAGAACCACCGGGGCGGTCACAGCCACGTCCACGCGACCGCGCACAAAGTAGATCAACGCGCTCGTGGCGCCGGTAACCCCGATCATGAAATTGCTGGTGGCTGTTGCTACCCGCAGCGGCACGCCCATCACCAGGTACATCAGCGGCACCTTGATGGGGCCGCCGCCGATCCCCAAGAGCCCGGAGATGGCGCCGGCAAAAGCCGAGCCGGCCAGACCCACCGGTATGTGCCGGATCGAGTACTCGCCTGCCGGCGCGGCCGGCTCGTCATCAGCGCTCCGAATTTTGCGCACCATGGACGTAGCCGAATACAAGAGGAACAGAGCCAGCATGAGCGCCAGCGCTTTACGACTGAAATAGCCCACCACCAGCGCGCCAAAAACGGCGCCCATCGTCGTCCCGAGCTCCAGCAGCATCCCGAGCCGAATGTCGGTCAGTTTTTCCTGAACATAGACGGAAGCCGCCGCGCTGGAGGTGGCAATGATGCTGACAAGGCCGACGCCAATGGCCTTTTCAAGGGGCACTTCAAAAAAGAGCGTCAAAACAGGAATGAGAATCAATGCGCCGCCAATGCCCAGGAGCGCGCCGATGATCCCGACGAAGAATCCGAGTCCGATCAAGGCGAACAGAAAAGCGGTGGTCATGCCTCAGTCCCCCAGGGCTTCGGCTGCCGGCCGGCCTTCACGCAAAATGGTCACCACTCCGCCCACAGCTACATACAGCAGAGCGGCCAGTGCCGTCTAGCTAAAATGGCAGTCTGGGTTCCGTTGGAGTGTCATTTTCGCCGGTAAGAGCAAGGGGTCTCAACCGGCCAACTGCAGGCCTTTCTTGTCGAAAAACAAAAAGCGGGCGGCCGGAGTCACCCGCTCAGGGCCAGCGACGAACACGTTATTGCGGCCGAGCCTGCTTGTTCCGCTGCTCGCGCAGCACGGCCTTGCGACTGAGTTTGATCTTGTTGCCTTCCACCGCCAGTACCTTCACCAAGATCTGGTCGCCCTCTTTCAGCTCATCGCGGACATCACGGATGCGCTGCTCGGCAACCTCGCTGATGTGGAGAAGGCCGTCGGTGCCGGGAAAGATCTCGACGAAAGCGCCGAAATCCACCAGCCGCACCACTTTGCCAAGATAGGTCTTGCCCACCTCGGCAGTGGCCGTCACATTTTGGATCATGGCGATGGCCTTGTTGGCCGACTCGCCGTCCACGGCAAAAACATTTACTTTGCCGGTGTCTTCGACATCGATCTTGACGCCGGTAGCCTCAATGATGGAGCGGATCATCTTGCCGCCCGGGCCGATCAGGTCGCGGATTTTGTCGGTGGCGATGGTGAGGGTGAAGACGCGGGGGGCAAAAGGCGAAATAGAAGGACGCGGGGCGGCGATGGAGGCGTCCATGGTGTCCAGGATTTGCAGGCGGCCTTTCTTGGCCTGCATGAGCGCCTCAACCATAATCTGGGTGGTCAGGCCGCCGATCTTGATGTCCATTTGCAGCGCCGTGATCCCTTTCCGCGTGCCGGCCACCTTGAAGTCCATGTCGCCATAGTGGTCTTCGGCGCCGGCAATGTCGGTCAGGATGGCATAGCGATCACCTTCCTTCACGAGCCCCATCGCGATCCCGCTCACTGCCGACTTCACCGGTACGCCCGCATCCATCAGCGCCAGCGAGCCGCCGCATACCGAAGCCATCGAAGAGGAACCGTTCGATTCCAAAATGTCGGAAACGATGCGAATGGTATAGGGGAAGGATTCCTCCGGCGGAACCATGTTAAGCAGGGACCGCTCCGCCAGAGCGCCGTGGCCGATTTCGCGTCGCCCCGGGCCGCGGAGGAAAGCGACCTCGCCCACACTGAAGGGGGGAAAGTTGTAGTGCAACATGAAGCGCTTGAAAGATTCCTCTTCCCAGAGCAGATCGAGCCGTTGCTTGTCCTCCTTTGTCCCAAGGGTGACCGTGACCAGCGCCTGGGTTTCCCCGCGAGTGAAAAGCGCCGAACCATGCACGCGAGGCAACATCCCGATCTCGCAGGTCACCGGACGAATTTCGTCAAACGCGCGGCCGTCCGGTCGCCGGTGCCGCAAGAGCATCTCGTCGCGGAAGATGCGCTCGCGCAAGATTTCAAAATGGCGGGCCGCTTCCTGCCGCTTCTCCTCGTCCTCTTCCGGGATCGATGCCTTCAGTTCGTCGGCCAGCTCATCCACTTTCTTCTGGCTCTCCTTTTTCGAGTACTTCCGGGTATTGAGAGCATCGCTGAGCCGTTCGCGATACCTGGCCTCGATTTCCTTGTTGAGCGCCTCATCGAAGGGAACCGGTGTCACCGGTTGTTTCACAACGCCCATTTGCGCGTAGAGCTGCTTGAGAGCGGCGATGATCTTCTTGATCTGTTCGTGGCCAAACTGGAGCGCTTCCAGCACCGTTTCCTCGGTAACCTCCTGCGCGGCCGCCTCCACCATGACAATGGCGTCTTCGGTGGCCACGACCACGATGTTCAGCAGGCTGGCTTTTTGCTCAGCATAGGTGGGATTGGCCACCAGTTGGCCGTTGACCAGTCCAACGCGGACGCCCGCGATCGCCTTGTCGAAAGGAATATCGGAGAGGTAGAGCGCCGCCCCCGAGGCGCAAATGCTGATGATGTCGGTATCGTTCACATCGTCGGCAGAAAGCACCATCGCAATCACCTGGGTCTCGTTGCGAAACCCTTCCGAAAAGAGCGGCCGTATGGGACGGTCGATCATGCGGCAGGTCAGGATTTCGCGCTCGGAAGGTCTGCCCTCGCGCTTGAAAAACCCGCCGGGAATTTTACCGGCGGCGTAGTTGTACTCGCGGTAATCCACCGTGAGGGGAAAGAAATCGATGCCCTGGCGCGGCGCACCGGTTGCGCACGCCGAGGCAAGAACAACGCTGTCGCCATAGCGCAAATAGGCCGCGCCATTGGCCTGCTTGGCCACCTTGCCGGTCTCAATGGTGAGCATCCGGCCGCCAATTTCCACACTTGCCTGATAAATCATGCTTCCTCCGGCCACTCGAGGCGCAGAGGCGCCCGATGGCTCGTTTCTGTCGTGTTGTTGATTTTCTCGGAATCGAAAAGGAGAGTGGGCCGGCATCCCCAAAGCAGAGCGGCGACCGCGGGCGCAGGTTCTTCCATTTCCATAACAAAAAAGCGACCGTTCGCCCGTCGTCGGGCTCCCGGTCGCCGCCAACCTCGCTCCTCCCGCCTTCGGCGGGAGGCTCAAGTTCTCAGCCCCGCAACCGTACGGGACCTAGTGGCGCAGCCCGAGACGCTCGACGACCTCACGATACCGGTCCGGGTCGCGCCGCTTCAGGTAATCGAGAAGGCGCCGGCGCTGACTCACCATCATGATCAGCCCGCGCCTCGACGCATGGTCTTTTTGATGGATCTTGAAATGGCCAGTCAGCGAATTGATGCGTTCGCTCAAAAGAGCGATCTGCACTTCCGGCGAACCAGTGTCTTTGGGGTGGATCCGATACTGCTCGACCAATCCCGACTTCGCCTCTTTCGCCAATCCCATATCGCTTCCCACGCTCGTTACTTTCCCTTTCGGTTCGGCAAAGACACTAACATACGCCTGGCGAAGTTGTAAAGGAGATTGTCCGGAGGGATGAAACCGGACGGGTGTTTGCCGGCGCGCACCGGCTCGCTCCGGAGGAGCGGCGGCTATCGAATGGGCGGTGTGCGAATCAGCGAAAGGAATTCTTCGCGTGTCTGCTGGCAATCGCGAAATGCACCCAGCATCGCGCTCGTCACCGCGACCGAGTGCTGCTTCTCAACGCCCCGCATCACCATGCACAGGTGGCGTGCCTCCATCACCACGCCCACGCCTTGCGGGGCGATCTTTTGCTGGATGGCGTCGGCAATCTGGTTCGTCAGCCGCTCCTGGATCTGAAGCCGCCGGGCGAACATGTTGACCAGCCGCGGAATCTTGCTCAGGCCGATGACGCGCTGGTTCGGGATGTAAGCCACGTGGCACTTGCCCAAAAAGGGCAGCAGGTGGTGCTCGCAAAGACTGAACACTTCGATGTCCTTCACGATCACCATTTCATCATAGCAAACGCTGAACGTGGCTCCGTTCAGGAGCTTGTTGATGTCCTGCTGGTAGCCGCTGGTAAGAAATTTGAGCGCCCGCGCCACGCGCCCCGGAGTTCCCCGCAGCCCCTCGCGCGTCGGGTCTTCTCCCAGCTCAACCAGAATCTCGCGCATGCGCTCGGCAATGGCCTCGGAGCCGCGTTCTGTCAAAACCATTTCTTCCGTTCGCTTCATTCTTCTTTTCTCCCTTAACGGTCGGCTTCTTCCAAATATTCAAAGGAATTCAGGCTCGTCTCGCCGAGCCACACCTTCTGCACTTTCGCCAGCTTGAAACCACCCTTCACAATTCCAAAAATGGCCCGGCAAACGTTTTCGCTGGTCGGCACGGTATCCGTAAAAAGCTCCTGGTCGCGATTCAGATGGGCGTGGTCAAAACGGTCGAGAATGTTTTGCTCCACGAAGGAATCCAGCTCGCTCAGGTTGCAGACCATGCCGGTCGAGGAATCAATCTCGCCCGCTACCGTCACTTCCAGGCGATAGTTGTGGCCGTGGCCGTGCGGATTGTTGCACTTTCCATACACCCGCCAGTTCTCTTCCTCACTCAAGCGGCCGCTGTGCAGCCGGTGCGAAGCGCAGAAGAGATAGCCGCGGGTCAGGTAGATCACTTCCCCTCCCCGTAATAGTCCACAAACAAGTCCGGCGTCTCATAGAGCCGCACGCGGTGCAAGCGCCCTTGCGGAATCTTCGGCTGCAGAAGCCCCCAGATGGCCACGGCAAGGTTCTCGGTGGTCGGGATTTTCGCCTGGAACCCCGGCACTTCCCGGTTGATGAACTTGTGGTCGAAGACCTGCATCACTTCCCTTTCGAGCACCGCCTTCAATTCCTTCAGGTCGAGCACCATTCCGGTCACGGGGTCGGGTTCGCCCTGGACCGTCACCTCCAGCGTATAGTTGTGGCCGTGGCCGTTCGGATTGTTGCATTTCCCGAAGATGCGCCGGTTCTCTTCCGGGCTCAACGCCGGGTTGTGATAGTAGTGTGAGGCGGAAAACTCAATTTTTCTCGTCAGGTACATGATTCAATCGGTGCTGTAGGTGCGCTCCTTCCA
Proteins encoded in this window:
- a CDS encoding sulfite exporter TauE/SafE family protein, which produces MTTAFLFALIGLGFFVGIIGALLGIGGALILIPVLTLFFEVPLEKAIGVGLVSIIATSSAAASVYVQEKLTDIRLGMLLELGTTMGAVFGALVVGYFSRKALALMLALFLLYSATSMVRKIRSADDEPAAPAGEYSIRHIPVGLAGSAFAGAISGLLGIGGGPIKVPLMYLVMGVPLRVATATSNFMIGVTGATSALIYFVRGRVDVAVTAPVVLGVFSGSLLGSKIAPAIRSRYILTVFSLLLLYLAVEMFRVGFGLHSP
- the rpsO gene encoding 30S ribosomal protein S15, with protein sequence MGLAKEAKSGLVEQYRIHPKDTGSPEVQIALLSERINSLTGHFKIHQKDHASRRGLIMMVSQRRRLLDYLKRRDPDRYREVVERLGLRH
- a CDS encoding 6-carboxytetrahydropterin synthase, translating into MYLTRKIEFSASHYYHNPALSPEENRRIFGKCNNPNGHGHNYTLEVTVQGEPDPVTGMVLDLKELKAVLEREVMQVFDHKFINREVPGFQAKIPTTENLAVAIWGLLQPKIPQGRLHRVRLYETPDLFVDYYGEGK
- the pnp gene encoding polyribonucleotide nucleotidyltransferase, with amino-acid sequence MIYQASVEIGGRMLTIETGKVAKQANGAAYLRYGDSVVLASACATGAPRQGIDFFPLTVDYREYNYAAGKIPGGFFKREGRPSEREILTCRMIDRPIRPLFSEGFRNETQVIAMVLSADDVNDTDIISICASGAALYLSDIPFDKAIAGVRVGLVNGQLVANPTYAEQKASLLNIVVVATEDAIVMVEAAAQEVTEETVLEALQFGHEQIKKIIAALKQLYAQMGVVKQPVTPVPFDEALNKEIEARYRERLSDALNTRKYSKKESQKKVDELADELKASIPEEDEEKRQEAARHFEILRERIFRDEMLLRHRRPDGRAFDEIRPVTCEIGMLPRVHGSALFTRGETQALVTVTLGTKEDKQRLDLLWEEESFKRFMLHYNFPPFSVGEVAFLRGPGRREIGHGALAERSLLNMVPPEESFPYTIRIVSDILESNGSSSMASVCGGSLALMDAGVPVKSAVSGIAMGLVKEGDRYAILTDIAGAEDHYGDMDFKVAGTRKGITALQMDIKIGGLTTQIMVEALMQAKKGRLQILDTMDASIAAPRPSISPFAPRVFTLTIATDKIRDLIGPGGKMIRSIIEATGVKIDVEDTGKVNVFAVDGESANKAIAMIQNVTATAEVGKTYLGKVVRLVDFGAFVEIFPGTDGLLHISEVAEQRIRDVRDELKEGDQILVKVLAVEGNKIKLSRKAVLREQRNKQARPQ
- the folE gene encoding GTP cyclohydrolase I FolE gives rise to the protein MVLTERGSEAIAERMREILVELGEDPTREGLRGTPGRVARALKFLTSGYQQDINKLLNGATFSVCYDEMVIVKDIEVFSLCEHHLLPFLGKCHVAYIPNQRVIGLSKIPRLVNMFARRLQIQERLTNQIADAIQQKIAPQGVGVVMEARHLCMVMRGVEKQHSVAVTSAMLGAFRDCQQTREEFLSLIRTPPIR
- the dapB gene encoding 4-hydroxy-tetrahydrodipicolinate reductase, coding for MNLALLGHGRMGQLVEELARRKGLNVKLILDERNNSSQQGLTAENLEAIDVCIDFTAPEAVVGNMERLSRLGKKMVVGTTGWYKELDRVRALVHDGKAGLVYSPNFSISMNIFYKIVAEGARWFHAISLYDPWIEEAHHKMKKDAPSGTALRLKQILAEAYKTGEIPTTSMRAGYIPGTHRVGFDSEADSVTLTHTARSRMAFAEGALMAASWIRERVGIYEFSEILFGDC
- a CDS encoding M20/M25/M40 family metallo-hydrolase, which produces MPGSKRSRSRREGRSRGSRLAFDLFPFVRALVDTQSLSGNESRVAGLIASFLARQGFKVSLQPFASGRMNVVAAWGTPEVVLSTHLDTVPPFFASREDDDAIYGRGSCDAKGILAAQIGAALKLKAAKVRNFGLLFTAGEEHDSAGAKAANELPNACRFLINGEPTENKLATATKGAQRCELVAEGRPAHSAYPEWGDSAISRLLQGLRALESLPLPKDEVLGETTYNVGVIAGGRAANVIPDRARAEIYFRTVQPAAPLRSRLRLALEPHCRINFAPEVPPVRLVALDGFDTVIARFTSDVPHLTRWGKPLLLGPGSMREAHSENEHVSKKELTEAVEIYSRMVTRLKRILAEEGESTE
- a CDS encoding DUF1634 domain-containing protein, whose translation is MPGEKNLKTRVWIMVSLSAGVYSSALLLALGLIGFLVRDAAAVPAGAGPGTLVRQTLHEHASAVLHLGLWLLLVTPILRVLAAAVGFLAERDHRYFGVACGVLGIILSGLWLALHV
- the dapA gene encoding 4-hydroxy-tetrahydrodipicolinate synthase yields the protein MDAKQLKGCGTALVTPFSMDGKLDEKALRRLVQFQIREGIDFLVPCGTTGESPTLSRDEHRRVVEIVCEEAGGRVPVVAGAGGNNTQVVIEQIRELEKLTIDAILSVAPYYNKPTQEGFYQHFRAIAERASLPVIVYNVPGRTGSNVEPATLGRLATIPNILGVKEASGNIGQQAELFRAVPESFKVFSGDDAITLPLMALGGVGVISVASNEVPAEMTRLTHFCLEGNYAEARKLQHRLLPLMQANFIESNPIPVKAALKMMGLIEEVYRLPLVPMKPANRAKLEEILMETGILHRAHGIA
- a CDS encoding 6-carboxytetrahydropterin synthase; amino-acid sequence: MIYLTRGYLFCASHRLHSGRLSEEENWRVYGKCNNPHGHGHNYRLEVTVAGEIDSSTGMVCNLSELDSFVEQNILDRFDHAHLNRDQELFTDTVPTSENVCRAIFGIVKGGFKLAKVQKVWLGETSLNSFEYLEEADR